AGCGCGGCACGGCGCGCGTCTATCTGCCCGATCTGAACGTGGTTACGGGCGAATGTCCCGTGACCGTGCCGGCGGCGGTGAAAAGCCGCGATTACCGCATGCCCGAGGTGGGCGAGACGGTAATCGCGGCTTTTTTGGGAAACGGCGTCGAATCCGGGTTCATCCTGGGCTGTCTTTACAACGAGAAGGACCGGGCGCTCGTCGCCGACGCGGACGTACGTCACTGGACGATGGAGGGCGCCGGCGCGATCGAGTTCAACCGCCGCGAGGGCAGCGTGCTGATCGTCGACGCTTCCGGCAGCGTCATCAAGATGTCCGGCGGCGACATCGTTTTGCAAGCGGCCGCCAACATTCACCTCAACCCCGGCGGCGCGGAGATCCCCGCGCATCTGTCGACGATTTTCGATTGAGCGGGCGGCGGATTGACTGAAAAACAAAAGAGAAGCCGCTTTCCGAAAGGAGAGCGGCTTTTTCTATGGAGCTCGGAAAGGAGCTGGGAGACGATGCCGGCAGTGACTCGCAAGGGCGACGTCTGCACGGGGCACGGGTGATGGCCGTCCCGTCCCTCGGTCGAGGGATGTGCGACGGTCTTCGTCAACGGGATCCCGTTGCACTGCGCTGGGCACGGCTGGGCGCCGCACACGTGTCCGGACGTGCCCGAGACGCACGCTTCGGCGCTGGCGGACGGCTGGCCGACGGTCTACGCCGAAGGGCGGCGCGTCGGGTACGTCGGCGCGCCGGTGGCCTGCGGCTCGACGGTGGCGGAGGGATCGCCGAACGTTTTCGTGGGAGGATAACATGGCATGATCGGCACTTTGGGAGACGTGGTTTTCGAGGCGTCCAGCGAGCTGGTGCGGACGTTCGACGGGTTCGAACGCTCGGGCGGCGCGCAGTACGCCGAGCACGCGCGTATCGGGCTGAAGCCGCTGCTTCAGTACGTGGGGCCGCAGCTGGAATCGGTCAGTTTCAGGATGGCGTTCGGCGCGGAGCTGGGCACGCGGCCGCTGGACGAGATCGAGCGGCTGCGTGCCATGCGCGATTCCGGCGAGGCGGCGGTTCTGATCCTGGACGGCCGGCCGCTGGCGCGTTTCGTGATCGAGTCGCTAGCGGAGACGTGGAAGCGGATCGACAACAAGGGCGGCCTGATCGCGGCGGAGGTGCAGGTCAGTCTGAGAGAGTACGCGGAGGGCACGGCATGAGGCGGATCGTTGCGGCGTCTTGGGGCGCGGTGGACTTCGCCCCGGCGACGGTGTCGGAGGAGGTCGTGCAGAACGTGCGCACGATCCTGTCCACGGCCGCCGGCACGGTGCCGCTGGATAGGGATTTCGGCGTGGACGCGGACGCGCTCGATCTGCCGGCGCCGTCCGCGCAGGCGAAAATCGCTGCCGACGTGGTGGCCAAGATCGCCAGGTACGAGCCGCGCGCCAGGGTCGTGCGCGTCGCCTGGCAGGGAGACGCCGACGGGCGGCTGAGGCCGCGGGTGGAGGTGGAGATCGATGAGCAGTGACCTTGCCGCGCTGCCGCACGTCCGTTTCGTGGACGGGGACGCGGCGGACGTGGAAAGAAACGTGATTACGGGGTACGAAAGGCTGTCGGGCCGGTCGCTCGCGAAGGGCGATCCGATCCGATTGTTTTTGGAGAGCGTCGCGGCGGTGATCGTGCAGCAGCGCGAGCTGATCGACTGGGCGGCGAAGCAAAACCT
This genomic stretch from Pyramidobacter piscolens W5455 harbors:
- a CDS encoding phage baseplate assembly protein V is translated as MKSGTGGTIRVGEVSAIYPERGTARVYLPDLNVVTGECPVTVPAAVKSRDYRMPEVGETVIAAFLGNGVESGFILGCLYNEKDRALVADADVRHWTMEGAGAIEFNRREGSVLIVDASGSVIKMSGGDIVLQAAANIHLNPGGAEIPAHLSTIFD
- a CDS encoding phage tail protein yields the protein MIGTLGDVVFEASSELVRTFDGFERSGGAQYAEHARIGLKPLLQYVGPQLESVSFRMAFGAELGTRPLDEIERLRAMRDSGEAAVLILDGRPLARFVIESLAETWKRIDNKGGLIAAEVQVSLREYAEGTA
- a CDS encoding GPW/gp25 family protein produces the protein MRRIVAASWGAVDFAPATVSEEVVQNVRTILSTAAGTVPLDRDFGVDADALDLPAPSAQAKIAADVVAKIARYEPRARVVRVAWQGDADGRLRPRVEVEIDEQ